In Rubrobacter radiotolerans DSM 5868, a genomic segment contains:
- a CDS encoding NAD(P)/FAD-dependent oxidoreductase: protein MRKEETASVRRASGGSAAPFDVAVVGGGVAGLSTAVRLLEIGRSVCVLSADPPQKTTSNLAAAVWYPTEFGRQDGVLAWARRAYDVFRELSGTEGSGVVMRETLMLLRTPDEGSPWWAEAIGGVERVGAGDLRSEWGSGYAGGYRFEVPLVEMPVYLPWLLKRFIRSGGVFEERRIESLREAGARAGMVVNCSGIGARELCGDREVRPARGQVVRVENPGLSVSVRDEENPGGRTYIHPRTEDCILGGTFESGNWDTTPDPETARRILARCSELVPELAGARVLEHHVGLRPVRRGGVRLERDPERPATVHNYGHGGAGVTLSWGCAERAVELVESAERELRL from the coding sequence TTGCGCAAAGAAGAGACCGCCAGCGTCCGGAGAGCGTCCGGCGGGTCTGCCGCGCCCTTCGACGTCGCGGTCGTCGGCGGCGGGGTCGCCGGTCTGTCCACGGCGGTCCGGCTCCTCGAAATCGGGCGCTCGGTCTGCGTGCTGAGCGCGGACCCGCCGCAGAAGACGACCTCGAACCTCGCCGCGGCGGTCTGGTACCCGACGGAGTTCGGACGCCAGGACGGGGTGCTCGCCTGGGCGCGGCGCGCATACGACGTCTTCCGGGAGCTATCCGGGACGGAGGGGAGCGGGGTCGTCATGCGAGAGACGCTGATGCTCCTCAGGACGCCGGATGAGGGGAGCCCCTGGTGGGCCGAGGCGATCGGCGGCGTCGAGCGCGTGGGCGCCGGGGACCTTCGCTCGGAGTGGGGCTCCGGGTATGCCGGCGGCTACCGCTTCGAGGTCCCGCTCGTCGAGATGCCCGTCTACCTGCCCTGGCTTCTGAAGCGCTTCATCCGCTCCGGAGGGGTCTTCGAGGAGCGCAGGATCGAGAGCCTGCGGGAGGCCGGAGCACGGGCCGGCATGGTGGTGAACTGCTCCGGGATCGGGGCGCGCGAGCTCTGCGGCGACCGGGAGGTCCGGCCCGCAAGGGGTCAGGTGGTGCGGGTAGAGAACCCGGGCCTCAGCGTCTCGGTGCGCGACGAAGAGAACCCCGGGGGCCGGACCTACATCCACCCCCGCACGGAGGACTGCATTCTCGGCGGCACGTTCGAGTCGGGCAACTGGGACACGACGCCCGACCCGGAGACGGCGCGGAGGATTCTGGCCCGCTGCTCGGAGCTCGTGCCGGAGCTTGCCGGGGCGCGGGTCCTTGAGCACCACGTCGGGCTCCGGCCCGTGAGAAGAGGCGGCGTCCGGCTGGAGCGCGACCCGGAGCGACCCGCAACGGTCCACAACTACGGTCACGGCGGGGCGGGGGTGACGCTCTCCTGGGGATGCGCCGAGCGAGCCGTAGAGCTTGTCGAGAGCGCCGAGCGCGAACTCCGCCTCTGA
- a CDS encoding anti-sigma factor, protein MECNEIRDILPDFYLGNLPPDETEAVERHLSEHPGCREALEEVSGVLDLLHLDAPPLAPPPELKGRVLARISAENNTRESRQLPKSREASPAPSRRGHRRSGPVPGRASARSGALTRNLLAAGLVVALLSLVGVGLLYADLASENEQLRQEVAALNAQEGEGGGNSGMVAVPLSDTGQAPGAAGMLVLDPQAGQVALGVYSLPQPAQGSEYRVWLIPENGEPVGLGTMKTNSSGDGQMEGELPEAQAGAYERLEVTSEPEGSNEKSNDVYLRADLSGSV, encoded by the coding sequence ATGGAATGTAACGAGATCAGGGACATCCTTCCGGACTTCTACCTCGGGAACCTCCCCCCCGACGAGACCGAGGCCGTCGAGCGGCACCTCTCGGAGCACCCGGGGTGTCGCGAGGCCCTTGAGGAGGTCTCGGGCGTGCTGGACCTCCTGCACCTCGACGCTCCACCCCTCGCTCCGCCGCCGGAGCTAAAGGGCAGGGTCCTTGCCCGGATCTCCGCCGAAAACAACACCCGCGAGTCCCGGCAGCTCCCGAAGAGCCGCGAAGCGTCGCCCGCCCCCTCCCGAAGAGGGCACAGAAGGTCCGGCCCGGTCCCGGGACGTGCCTCCGCAAGGTCGGGCGCTCTCACAAGGAACCTGCTTGCGGCGGGACTCGTCGTCGCGCTGCTCTCGCTTGTCGGGGTCGGGCTGCTGTACGCCGACCTCGCGAGCGAGAACGAGCAGCTCCGCCAGGAGGTCGCCGCGCTGAACGCGCAGGAGGGAGAGGGAGGCGGGAACTCCGGGATGGTCGCCGTCCCGCTCTCCGACACCGGGCAGGCCCCCGGAGCGGCGGGGATGCTCGTGCTCGACCCGCAGGCCGGACAGGTCGCGCTGGGCGTCTACAGCCTGCCGCAGCCCGCGCAGGGCAGTGAGTACCGGGTGTGGCTCATCCCCGAGAACGGAGAGCCGGTCGGGCTCGGGACAATGAAGACCAACAGCAGCGGCGACGGCCAGATGGAGGGCGAGTTGCCGGAGGCCCAAGCGGGCGCCTACGAACGGCTCGAAGTGACGAGCGAGCCCGAGGGCTCGAACGAGAAGAGCAACGACGTCTACCTGCGCGCCGACCTTTCCGGAAGCGTCTAG
- a CDS encoding uracil-DNA glycosylase, which produces MESLFDAAGGVEDREGRLEALAQQVSVCTKCDLSETRTNTVFGTGDPTSPLMLIGEGPGENEDATGLPFVGRAGKLLDDILAAVKLSRDKVYLTNVVKCRACVYEGGRWKNRPPKTAEVNACNPYLRAQLETVKPQVILCLGGPAAKSIIDKDFRITKDRGEWHEVYGAKTMATFHPAYVLRQRGDELKETKRLVWKDIQAVRAEYDRAIKERG; this is translated from the coding sequence TTGGAAAGCCTTTTTGACGCCGCGGGCGGCGTGGAGGACCGGGAAGGAAGGCTCGAAGCCCTCGCGCAGCAGGTCTCGGTCTGTACGAAGTGCGACCTCTCCGAGACGCGCACGAACACCGTCTTCGGGACGGGAGACCCGACCTCGCCCCTGATGCTGATCGGGGAGGGACCCGGCGAGAACGAGGACGCGACCGGGCTGCCCTTCGTGGGCCGGGCCGGAAAGCTCCTCGACGACATCCTCGCCGCCGTCAAGCTGAGCCGCGACAAGGTCTACCTCACCAACGTCGTCAAGTGCCGGGCCTGCGTCTACGAGGGCGGTCGGTGGAAGAACCGCCCCCCGAAGACCGCCGAGGTCAACGCCTGCAATCCCTACCTCCGGGCGCAGCTTGAGACGGTGAAGCCGCAGGTCATCCTCTGCCTCGGAGGACCGGCGGCGAAGTCCATAATAGACAAGGACTTCCGCATAACGAAGGACCGGGGCGAGTGGCACGAGGTCTACGGGGCGAAGACGATGGCGACCTTCCATCCGGCCTACGTCCTGAGGCAGCGCGGCGACGAGCTGAAGGAGACGAAGCGGCTCGTCTGGAAGGACATCCAGGCCGTGCGCGCCGAGTACGACCGGGCTATCAAGGAGCGCGGCTAG
- a CDS encoding TAXI family TRAP transporter solute-binding subunit: MGNGSLRVLAKPLLTVIFLSAALGLAACGAPQGSGGGGGGGEEDFITDLQLGTGSVGGVYFPLGQEIATILSDNIDVEGFNVSSVETGASVDNLAQIARGDLQLGLAQNNTAQEAVAGEGEFEGAAIENAGWMGQLYPEAISIITLESTGIESVEDLEGQRIAIGPPGGATRAAAELVLASAGIEEGEYQAFEEDFGTAQTRLQDGNLDASIEVVGVPSSGISELEAVTGEVRLVPLTDEQISYIEENSGYQEFEIPQDAYDFLEEPVPTVSAFSTLFGSTTQISEDLGYEITKTLYENADEITLAQAEFITIEDALLGRGDLPLHPGAERYFREEGVLE; the protein is encoded by the coding sequence TTGGGGAACGGGTCTTTGCGGGTACTCGCCAAGCCGCTGTTGACGGTCATCTTTCTTTCAGCCGCGCTGGGGCTCGCGGCCTGCGGGGCTCCCCAGGGTTCGGGCGGGGGAGGCGGAGGCGGTGAAGAGGACTTTATAACCGACCTTCAGCTCGGGACGGGCAGTGTCGGCGGCGTCTACTTCCCGCTCGGGCAGGAGATAGCGACGATCCTCTCCGACAACATAGACGTCGAGGGCTTCAACGTGAGCTCGGTCGAGACCGGGGCCTCGGTGGACAACCTGGCCCAGATCGCCCGGGGCGACCTGCAGCTAGGCCTCGCGCAGAACAACACCGCCCAGGAGGCGGTCGCCGGAGAAGGCGAGTTTGAAGGCGCCGCAATAGAGAACGCCGGCTGGATGGGCCAGCTCTACCCGGAGGCGATCTCGATCATCACGCTCGAATCGACCGGCATAGAGAGCGTCGAGGACCTCGAAGGCCAGCGCATAGCCATCGGCCCCCCCGGCGGAGCGACGCGAGCGGCGGCGGAGCTCGTCCTCGCCTCGGCCGGCATCGAGGAAGGCGAATATCAGGCCTTTGAGGAGGACTTCGGAACGGCCCAGACAAGGCTTCAGGACGGGAACCTCGACGCCTCGATCGAGGTCGTGGGCGTGCCGTCGTCGGGCATCTCCGAGCTTGAGGCGGTGACGGGCGAGGTCCGGCTCGTCCCGCTCACCGACGAGCAGATCTCCTACATCGAGGAGAACAGCGGCTACCAGGAGTTCGAGATCCCCCAGGACGCCTACGACTTCCTTGAAGAGCCCGTGCCGACCGTCTCGGCCTTCTCCACGCTCTTCGGCTCGACGACGCAGATCAGCGAGGACCTCGGCTACGAGATAACGAAGACCCTCTACGAGAACGCCGACGAGATAACGCTCGCGCAGGCGGAGTTCATCACCATTGAGGACGCGCTGCTCGGTCGCGGGGACCTCCCGCTCCACCCCGGCGCGGAGAGGTACTTCCGGGAAGAGGGCGTTCTGGAGTAG
- a CDS encoding AsnC family transcriptional regulator, which produces MVSTISGSRLMDSTDKEILNLIQRDFPLEREPFSALGRELGLTGSEVIRRVEALKRGRVIRQISAIFDTRVLGYESTLVAATIPKDKLNAGAKAVNSHPGVSHNYERDDEFNLWYTVAVPPDSRLGLRGTVDVLHHISGAERTRILPTLKLFKIGVTLDMKEGATAKKEAPAYGERDRQGADRNVSEEDKAAIRALQEDIPLTPRPFDLWGREVGLSWEELIERAEDLKRRKIMRRFSAVLFHRKAGFRANAMGVWKVPPERVEEVGNMFAQYQAVSHCYERPTYEDWPYALFSMVHGRSVEECEAVLDAMAEESGLTERKSLYSTREYKKTRVRYFTPEMEAWERLYAGVLR; this is translated from the coding sequence GTGGTCAGCACAATCTCCGGCAGCCGCCTCATGGACAGCACCGACAAGGAAATCCTGAATCTGATCCAGCGCGACTTCCCGCTGGAACGCGAGCCCTTCTCGGCCCTGGGCAGGGAGCTCGGGCTGACCGGCAGCGAGGTGATCCGCCGCGTAGAAGCCCTCAAGCGCGGACGGGTGATACGCCAGATCTCGGCGATCTTCGACACGCGCGTGCTCGGCTACGAGTCCACCCTCGTTGCGGCGACGATCCCGAAGGACAAGCTGAACGCCGGGGCGAAGGCGGTCAACTCCCACCCGGGCGTCTCGCACAACTACGAGCGCGACGACGAGTTCAACCTCTGGTACACCGTCGCCGTCCCGCCGGACTCGCGCCTCGGGCTGCGGGGCACGGTCGACGTCCTGCACCACATCTCCGGCGCCGAGAGGACGCGCATCCTTCCGACGCTGAAGCTCTTCAAGATCGGGGTCACCCTCGACATGAAGGAGGGCGCGACGGCAAAGAAGGAGGCTCCGGCCTACGGCGAGCGGGACCGCCAGGGCGCCGACCGGAACGTCTCCGAGGAGGACAAGGCCGCGATAAGGGCGCTCCAGGAGGACATCCCGCTGACCCCCCGCCCGTTCGACCTCTGGGGCCGGGAGGTCGGTCTCTCCTGGGAGGAGCTTATAGAGCGGGCCGAGGACCTGAAGCGACGGAAGATCATGCGTCGCTTCTCCGCCGTTCTGTTCCACCGCAAGGCGGGCTTCCGGGCGAACGCGATGGGCGTGTGGAAGGTCCCGCCGGAGCGCGTCGAAGAGGTCGGCAACATGTTCGCCCAGTACCAGGCCGTGAGCCACTGCTACGAGCGACCGACCTACGAGGACTGGCCCTACGCGCTGTTCTCGATGGTGCACGGACGCTCGGTCGAGGAGTGCGAGGCGGTCCTCGATGCAATGGCCGAGGAGTCGGGCCTCACCGAGCGGAAGTCGCTCTACTCGACGCGCGAGTACAAGAAGACCCGCGTCCGGTACTTCACTCCGGAGATGGAGGCTTGGGAGCGGCTCTACGCGGGCGTCCTGCGCTAG
- a CDS encoding ArgE/DapE family deacylase, whose product MEARREPAVDLLRSLVRVPSVTEDEGAVQRLVEREMVRRGLDVDRWEATEEELAPHADEVGEGLLPKGRPNLLGTRRGTGSGRSLLLNAHVDTVEVGDRDAWSVEPFGGDLVGDALYGRGSCDMKGGLATFLIALDVLDDLGVRLRGDVKLAATVGEEDGGHGALSTVLRGHRADAVVISEPTRLALVPAQGGSLVFRLSVPGLAAHAAARDSGVSAFERFLPLYDALLDLEEERNASLSHPLYAGVENKVPINVGRVRAGNWASTVPESLVAEVRAGLLPGESVGEFKRLLEGRLRAVSEEDDWLAENPPELVYFGGQFSPAEVRSDAPILSALAGAHRAATGRSPAVEGVPYGSDMRHFVRTGGMDCVMYGAGDVRLAHAPDEHVSIAELLAAVATYAHLITDWCGAEGL is encoded by the coding sequence GTGGAGGCTCGCCGGGAGCCGGCGGTCGACCTCCTGCGCTCGCTCGTGCGCGTCCCCTCGGTAACAGAGGACGAGGGAGCGGTCCAGCGTCTCGTCGAGCGGGAGATGGTCCGTCGCGGACTCGACGTCGACCGCTGGGAGGCGACCGAAGAGGAGCTTGCGCCCCACGCGGACGAGGTGGGTGAGGGACTCCTCCCGAAGGGACGCCCGAACCTCCTCGGGACGCGGCGCGGGACGGGCAGCGGGCGCTCCCTGCTCCTGAACGCCCACGTGGATACCGTCGAGGTCGGGGACCGGGACGCCTGGAGCGTCGAGCCGTTCGGTGGGGACCTGGTCGGCGATGCGCTCTACGGGCGCGGCTCATGCGACATGAAAGGCGGCCTCGCGACCTTCCTCATCGCGCTCGACGTGCTCGACGACCTTGGCGTTAGGCTCCGGGGGGACGTGAAGCTCGCCGCGACGGTCGGGGAGGAGGACGGCGGGCACGGGGCCCTCTCGACGGTTCTTCGGGGCCACCGGGCCGACGCGGTCGTGATCTCCGAACCGACCCGCCTCGCGCTCGTACCGGCGCAGGGCGGCTCGCTCGTCTTTCGCCTCTCTGTCCCCGGCCTCGCGGCCCACGCCGCCGCGCGCGACTCGGGCGTCTCGGCCTTCGAACGGTTCCTGCCGCTCTACGACGCCCTCCTCGACCTCGAAGAGGAGCGGAACGCAAGCCTCTCGCACCCGCTCTACGCCGGAGTCGAGAACAAGGTGCCGATCAACGTCGGACGGGTCCGGGCGGGCAACTGGGCCTCAACCGTCCCGGAGTCGCTCGTTGCGGAGGTCCGGGCCGGGCTTCTTCCGGGCGAGTCGGTCGGGGAGTTCAAGCGTCTGCTCGAAGGTCGGCTGCGGGCCGTCTCGGAGGAGGATGACTGGCTTGCGGAGAACCCGCCGGAGCTTGTGTACTTCGGCGGACAGTTCTCCCCGGCGGAGGTCCGGTCGGACGCGCCGATACTCTCCGCACTCGCCGGGGCGCACCGCGCGGCGACCGGGCGCTCCCCCGCCGTCGAGGGCGTACCCTACGGCTCGGACATGCGCCATTTCGTCCGCACGGGCGGCATGGACTGCGTGATGTACGGCGCAGGGGACGTGCGCCTCGCCCACGCCCCCGACGAGCACGTCTCCATCGCGGAGCTGCTCGCCGCGGTCGCGACCTACGCGCATCTGATCACGGACTGGTGCGGCGCGGAAGGACTCTAG
- a CDS encoding basic amino acid ABC transporter substrate-binding protein, with product MTRNLRLMALTTLTAGTLAFAAACGGGGGGGGAEDTGGAEGTGAAGGGGETITVASDIAYRPFEFDQGGEPVGFDIDLMNEIGERAGFTPEFQNVTFDGIIPGLGSNLYDAAISAMTITPEREEQIDFSDPYFNADQSLMVPADSGITSIEDGLENSVVGVQIGTTGASQAEQFQQEGQIGEVRTFDTIEDAFTALESGQVDAVINDLPVSQDRVNQSDGALEIVQTIPTGEQYGIAFPQDSELVEPVNEALQEIKDDGTYAEIYREWIGREPESIP from the coding sequence GTGACGAGGAACCTCAGGTTGATGGCGCTTACGACGCTGACCGCCGGGACGCTGGCCTTCGCCGCGGCCTGCGGAGGAGGCGGGGGCGGTGGAGGTGCGGAGGACACCGGAGGCGCAGAAGGGACCGGAGCCGCAGGAGGCGGGGGAGAGACGATCACGGTCGCCTCCGACATCGCGTACCGGCCTTTCGAGTTCGATCAGGGCGGCGAGCCGGTCGGCTTCGACATAGACCTGATGAACGAGATCGGCGAGCGCGCCGGGTTCACGCCCGAGTTCCAGAACGTTACCTTCGACGGGATAATTCCCGGCCTCGGCTCGAACCTCTACGACGCGGCGATAAGCGCCATGACGATAACTCCCGAGCGCGAGGAGCAGATAGACTTCTCCGACCCGTACTTCAACGCCGACCAGTCGCTCATGGTCCCGGCCGATTCGGGCATAACGAGCATCGAGGATGGGCTTGAGAACTCGGTCGTCGGGGTCCAGATCGGCACGACCGGAGCCTCGCAGGCCGAGCAGTTCCAGCAGGAGGGTCAGATCGGCGAGGTCCGCACCTTCGACACCATCGAAGACGCCTTCACCGCCCTTGAGAGCGGTCAGGTAGACGCGGTCATAAACGACTTGCCCGTCAGTCAGGACCGGGTAAACCAGTCAGACGGGGCGCTTGAGATCGTCCAGACCATCCCGACCGGCGAGCAGTACGGCATAGCCTTCCCGCAGGACAGCGAGCTCGTCGAGCCGGTGAACGAGGCGCTCCAGGAGATAAAGGACGACGGCACCTACGCGGAGATCTACAGGGAGTGGATCGGGCGCGAGCCGGAGTCCATACCGTAG
- a CDS encoding TRAP transporter permease has translation MSERVAGAPGERPDEGRNREELLRKYDAESAYRTNLGPWKWVVLVIGSALTIFQLYTALRGGYVFLIQGAIHVGAAMSLVYLLYPAKRAWSSRRGIPFYDLILAGLAIWTNSYIVINYERLTNQSVIFGFSTLDYTVAGLGVLLVLEATRRCVGLPIVVIAACALLYGWLGPYMPIFPHAGFSLERLATETFFTTSSIFGTPIQVSATFIYLFLFFGVLLVKTNIGQFFNDLAFALTGRYTGGTAKAAVVASGLQGTISGSSVANTVTSGSFTIPMMKRAGFRPEFSAAAEASASTGGQIMPPIMGAAAFIMAEYTGVPYNEIIVIAIIPAILYFTGVFTGTHFVAKRDGIVGVPRDQLPPVGGLLKKIYLALPLVVIIGMLLSGFSPQNSALYGIATAFLVSFLRSDTRMSLPEMGRLLENGARAALPVIAACATAGIIAGIVTKTGLGGVLAGGILDLALGNFFLLMFFTMIACLVLGMGLPTTANYVVTATVAAPILVQFDVPLIAAHFFVFYFGIVADITPPVCLAAYAGAGIAGANPMRTGVTAVSLAIAAFIIPYIFVTEPVLVLEGATFLNFAPAFLTAVAGMIAISGGIMGYFMGRANVVERLALVAGGIALVYPNLIVSLSGLALVVAIGVFQYLRGASGGKPEESTA, from the coding sequence ATGAGCGAGAGAGTTGCCGGGGCACCGGGCGAACGTCCGGACGAGGGACGCAACCGCGAAGAGCTTCTTCGCAAGTACGATGCCGAGAGCGCGTACCGCACGAACCTCGGTCCGTGGAAGTGGGTCGTGCTCGTCATCGGGTCGGCGCTGACGATCTTCCAGCTCTACACCGCGCTCCGGGGCGGCTACGTCTTTCTGATCCAGGGCGCGATACACGTCGGGGCGGCGATGAGCCTCGTGTACCTGCTCTACCCGGCCAAAAGGGCGTGGAGCAGCCGCCGCGGCATCCCGTTCTACGACCTGATCCTCGCGGGGCTCGCGATCTGGACGAACTCCTACATCGTCATCAACTACGAGCGCCTGACAAACCAGTCGGTGATCTTCGGCTTCTCCACGCTCGACTATACGGTCGCCGGGCTCGGAGTCCTGCTCGTACTGGAAGCGACGCGCCGATGCGTGGGGCTCCCGATCGTCGTTATCGCCGCGTGTGCGCTTCTCTACGGCTGGCTCGGGCCGTACATGCCGATCTTCCCGCACGCCGGGTTCAGCCTGGAGCGTCTCGCAACCGAGACGTTCTTTACGACGAGCTCGATCTTCGGCACGCCCATACAGGTCTCCGCAACGTTCATCTACCTGTTCCTCTTCTTCGGGGTCCTGCTCGTAAAGACGAACATCGGGCAGTTCTTCAACGACCTCGCGTTCGCGCTTACCGGCCGCTACACCGGCGGGACGGCGAAGGCCGCGGTCGTTGCGAGCGGGCTTCAGGGGACGATCTCCGGCTCCTCCGTGGCGAACACCGTGACGAGCGGCTCGTTCACGATCCCGATGATGAAGCGCGCGGGCTTCCGGCCCGAGTTCTCGGCGGCGGCGGAGGCGTCGGCCTCGACGGGCGGGCAGATCATGCCCCCGATCATGGGCGCGGCGGCGTTTATCATGGCGGAGTACACGGGCGTCCCGTACAACGAGATAATCGTTATCGCGATCATCCCGGCGATCCTGTACTTCACCGGGGTCTTCACGGGAACGCACTTCGTCGCCAAGCGGGATGGCATCGTCGGCGTCCCTCGCGACCAGCTTCCGCCGGTCGGCGGTCTTCTGAAGAAGATATACCTCGCGCTCCCGCTCGTGGTGATCATCGGCATGCTTCTCTCGGGGTTCTCGCCGCAAAACTCGGCGCTCTACGGGATCGCCACGGCCTTTCTCGTGAGCTTCCTCAGGAGCGACACGCGGATGTCGCTCCCGGAGATGGGCCGGCTCCTTGAGAACGGCGCGCGGGCGGCGCTCCCGGTTATCGCGGCGTGCGCGACGGCCGGGATAATCGCCGGGATCGTCACGAAGACGGGCCTCGGCGGGGTTCTCGCAGGGGGCATCCTCGACCTCGCGCTCGGGAACTTCTTCCTTCTGATGTTCTTTACCATGATCGCCTGCCTCGTCCTCGGGATGGGCCTCCCGACAACGGCGAACTACGTTGTTACGGCGACGGTCGCGGCGCCGATACTCGTGCAGTTCGACGTTCCGCTCATCGCCGCTCACTTCTTTGTCTTCTACTTCGGCATCGTTGCGGACATCACCCCGCCGGTCTGTCTCGCGGCCTACGCCGGGGCCGGTATCGCCGGAGCGAACCCGATGCGCACGGGGGTAACGGCGGTCTCGCTCGCCATCGCGGCCTTTATCATCCCGTACATCTTCGTTACGGAGCCGGTGCTCGTGCTCGAAGGCGCGACCTTCCTGAACTTCGCCCCGGCGTTCCTGACGGCGGTTGCGGGCATGATCGCGATAAGCGGCGGGATCATGGGCTACTTTATGGGCCGGGCGAACGTCGTGGAGCGGTTGGCTCTTGTTGCGGGCGGCATCGCGCTCGTCTACCCGAACCTTATCGTCTCTCTCTCGGGCCTCGCGCTCGTCGTCGCTATCGGGGTCTTTCAGTACCTGCGCGGCGCGAGCGGCGGCAAGCCCGAGGAGAGTACGGCCTAG
- a CDS encoding amino acid ABC transporter permease has product MPQWWPPVEFDPSLFNPQRIADYYLNFSIVFENREAIFQALLITISLALLAEVIGIVLGLALSLLKISRSKLLSAPAQLYIDLFRGTPLLVQITIIYFALAPVGIRFSSLFFAGLTALSLNSAAYVAEIFRSGIQSIDKGQMEAGRASGLSYAQTMRHIIVPQAFRRVIPPLTNEFVMLIKDTSLVSVIGLAELLRAARVLQSATFNGTPLIAIALLYLAICLPLIYLTNVLERKLNRRTA; this is encoded by the coding sequence ATGCCCCAGTGGTGGCCCCCGGTAGAGTTCGACCCGAGCCTGTTCAACCCGCAGAGGATCGCGGACTACTACCTGAACTTCTCGATCGTCTTCGAGAACCGGGAGGCCATCTTCCAGGCGCTCCTTATAACGATCTCCCTCGCGCTGCTTGCGGAGGTTATCGGGATCGTCCTCGGGCTCGCGCTCTCGCTGCTGAAGATCAGCCGCTCGAAGCTCCTCTCCGCCCCGGCGCAGCTCTACATCGACCTTTTCCGGGGTACGCCGCTCCTCGTCCAGATAACGATAATCTACTTTGCCCTCGCGCCGGTCGGCATCCGCTTCTCAAGCCTCTTCTTTGCCGGCCTGACCGCGCTCTCGCTCAACTCGGCGGCCTACGTCGCGGAGATCTTCCGCAGCGGCATCCAGTCAATAGACAAGGGCCAGATGGAGGCCGGACGCGCCTCGGGGCTCTCCTACGCCCAGACGATGCGCCACATCATCGTGCCGCAGGCGTTCCGGCGAGTGATACCGCCGCTCACCAACGAGTTCGTGATGCTCATAAAGGACACCTCGCTCGTGAGCGTGATCGGCCTCGCCGAGCTTCTCAGGGCCGCGCGGGTCCTTCAGTCGGCGACCTTCAACGGTACGCCGCTCATCGCCATCGCGCTGCTCTACCTGGCGATATGCCTGCCCCTGATCTACCTCACGAACGTCCTTGAACGAAAGCTGAACCGCCGGACGGCGTAG
- a CDS encoding amino acid ABC transporter ATP-binding protein: MIEFQGVNKSFGDFQVLKDIDFTVEEGEVVVIIGPSGSGKSTMLRCINALEPISSGVLIVDGMRVHDKKTNINVLRSEIGFVFQQFNLYPHMTVAENIKLAPLRVKKVPKSEANERCERLLKRVGIPEQANKYPESLSGGQQQRVAIARGLAMEPRIMLFDEPTSALDPEMIGEVLDVMADLAKGGMTMVCVTHEMGFARRVADRVVFMDEGRIIEVGPPEHFFQNPENERTKRFLGQILH; encoded by the coding sequence ATCATCGAGTTTCAGGGAGTGAACAAGTCCTTCGGGGACTTCCAGGTCCTTAAGGACATAGACTTCACGGTCGAGGAGGGCGAGGTCGTCGTGATCATCGGCCCCTCCGGGAGCGGGAAGTCCACGATGCTCCGGTGCATCAACGCGCTGGAGCCGATCTCCTCCGGCGTGCTCATCGTGGACGGGATGCGCGTCCACGACAAAAAGACGAACATAAACGTCCTGAGGAGCGAGATCGGCTTCGTCTTCCAGCAGTTCAACCTCTACCCGCACATGACGGTCGCCGAGAACATAAAGCTCGCGCCCTTGCGGGTGAAGAAGGTCCCAAAGAGCGAGGCGAACGAGCGGTGCGAGCGGCTCCTCAAGCGCGTCGGCATCCCCGAGCAGGCGAACAAGTACCCCGAGAGCCTCTCCGGAGGCCAGCAGCAGCGCGTCGCAATAGCCCGGGGCCTTGCGATGGAGCCCAGGATCATGCTCTTCGACGAGCCGACGAGCGCGCTCGACCCGGAGATGATCGGAGAGGTCCTCGATGTCATGGCCGACCTCGCGAAGGGCGGCATGACGATGGTCTGCGTTACGCACGAGATGGGCTTTGCCAGGCGCGTTGCGGACCGGGTCGTCTTTATGGACGAGGGCCGGATAATCGAGGTCGGACCTCCCGAACACTTCTTCCAGAACCCCGAGAACGAGCGCACCAAGCGCTTTCTCGGCCAGATCCTCCACTAG